The Polaribacter sp. MED152 region TACCATTACAGATTTAGTAAATGCCTATATTTATAAAGGTGAAGACGATGAAAAGGTTTTAAAACTGATAGATGAATTGTACAATTCGTATTCTAAACTCTATTCTTATATGCTTTATGCACAACTTATGTCTACAGCAAAAGAAAAGCCAGAAATTAAAAATCTAATTCTAACAAAATTTAACACTTCTAATGTTTTAGAACTTGTAAAAAAGTTTGATGAGTTGGGTAAAGACCTAAATTTAAACGAATATTATCATCTTATAAATAAAAGTTCTGATGCTTTAGCAGAACACGATTATTTTGAGGAAGCTTTACAATACAAACACAAGGCACTTCAAATTACTAGAGATATTTATTCTGAAGACCTTACAAGATCGCTTACAAAATATAAAAACCAAGAAGCTTTAAAAATTAAAGAGGAAGAAATTGGTTTAGAAAAAGAACAAAGGCAATTGTATTTTATTATTGCATTGCTTTGTTTTGCATTGCTTATCATCACTTTTGTAGTGCTTAGAAAAATTAAAGATCAATCAAATGAATTAGCACGTAAGAATAAGTTAATTGAAATATCATTAGAGGAAAAAGAGACGCTAATTAAGGAGATGCATCATAGGGTTAAAAATAATTTTCAAATTATAAATAGCTTGTTAGATCTTCAAACGGATGAAATAAAAGATATAAAAGCGCTGCAAATATTAGAGAAAGGACGCAATAGAATTAAATCTATGTCTTTAATTCATCAAAAATTATTCAGAAGTAAATCTGGTTTAATCAACTTTAATGAATTTGTAGATTTGTTGGTGAAAGAACTTTCTTACCTGTATAAGTTGGAAGATAATTTAGATGTTACTGCAAATATTAAAGACATATTTTTTGATATTGATACAGCCATACCTTTAGCATTGGTGTTGAATGAAATTATAACCAATTCTTTTAAGTATGCGTTTGAAACAGAGAAAAATAATAAATTAGAAATTACTTTAGATAAGCAAGACAGTCAAGATTACTTATTAACGATAAAAGACAATGGTTCTGGTTTTACAAAAGATTTTGAAATTGAACAAACAACAAGTTCTGGTCTAAAATTGGTAAAAAGATTAGTTAGGCAATTGCATGGTAAGTTGACTATTATAAATAACGAAGGTGTTACTTTTGAAATTGAGTTTCAAGATACAGCAACTAGAAAAGAGATAAACTAAATTTTATGGGCAAAATTAAAATTTTGGTGGTAGAAGATGAGATTATCATAGCAGATAATATTTGTAAAACGCTAGAGAGCTTAAATTATAAAGTTTTTGAACCTGTAATTAATTTTTCTGAAGCAGTAGCTAGTATAGA contains the following coding sequences:
- a CDS encoding sensor histidine kinase; protein product: MKQLLFSFFLLFTVTLKAQLATDFQKIENFIIEEKLDSAVFYLNKLKDGKDKVFLKKMILKDEISYKDYYQFISNLAKRENLDFIAVANYINKEVKTPKISKGLNRDFFNIKWVLISKLRNEIHLEEANQEQLKLESYISKFKDASDNYLWASTKIQTHPLVIHLIEKNITEGKELIRKGVAIAKELEDVELEITFLSHSKGFLIYENKLEEYIATCEYILELEKQLEEKTSYYYGTITDLVNAYIYKGEDDEKVLKLIDELYNSYSKLYSYMLYAQLMSTAKEKPEIKNLILTKFNTSNVLELVKKFDELGKDLNLNEYYHLINKSSDALAEHDYFEEALQYKHKALQITRDIYSEDLTRSLTKYKNQEALKIKEEEIGLEKEQRQLYFIIALLCFALLIITFVVLRKIKDQSNELARKNKLIEISLEEKETLIKEMHHRVKNNFQIINSLLDLQTDEIKDIKALQILEKGRNRIKSMSLIHQKLFRSKSGLINFNEFVDLLVKELSYLYKLEDNLDVTANIKDIFFDIDTAIPLALVLNEIITNSFKYAFETEKNNKLEITLDKQDSQDYLLTIKDNGSGFTKDFEIEQTTSSGLKLVKRLVRQLHGKLTIINNEGVTFEIEFQDTATRKEIN